A DNA window from Novosphingobium sp. RL4 contains the following coding sequences:
- a CDS encoding GumC family protein: MNINDRFAGAYDAAGFGGVDLNLNAIRAAIIRNRWILIGTAIACLLVGVLVAMLSTPIYEAKTTLQIEQQAPQVLGNSGQSLDESGRDDSYIETQVNLLSSRSLVERVARAQNLFRDATFFTRMDRDPPTSAPGSEGWQRAVIDMLQSNLSVELIPGTRLVEVHFTSPDPKLAQIIANEFGVQFINSTLKRRFDTSDYSRKFLQDQIERTRVQLERSERALIIFAQQAGITEVDSGGSGSAAGGSGSKSLTDSNLEAINAAYAKASTDRILAEQKWQQASRSPLLQIPDVLSNSSIQGMMSSRGEKAAVLQGEMQRHAEAYPTVIKAKAELAAIDAVINNAAERVRGSIRDQYQIAVDQENSLKSSVEEMRQKSLAEQGRGVQLSILRRDADTNRALYDALLQRYREINAASGVTINNISVIDKAEIPRSPVWPKPLFNALIGAIIGVVLGVLIALVRERLDDSIRSPDEVERKFGLPLLGLLPLSKAGSVRDELNDPGSAFSESIYSIRTSLQMATAHGLPRTLAMSSTQQGEGKSTTSMAIAREIAQSGSRTLLIDADLRRPSLHALFDLKNDQGFSNYLTGQAPFDGLIVQTDTANLSVLPSGPLPLSAPRLLTHEVLVPALAELGKYYDVIMLDCPPVLGLADALQLTSCVEATLFAHEAGKASQHQAQTALRRLARGGANLIGVILTKFDFDRGGHSSYGYTQYYYQYTAGGEGKN, from the coding sequence ATGAACATCAACGACCGCTTTGCCGGGGCATACGATGCCGCCGGCTTCGGCGGCGTCGATCTGAACCTCAATGCGATCCGCGCCGCCATTATCCGCAATCGCTGGATCCTGATCGGCACGGCCATCGCCTGCCTTCTCGTCGGCGTGCTCGTGGCCATGCTTTCCACGCCGATCTATGAGGCGAAGACCACCCTCCAGATCGAGCAGCAGGCGCCGCAGGTTCTCGGCAATTCCGGCCAGTCTTTGGACGAATCCGGCCGGGACGACAGCTATATCGAAACCCAGGTGAACCTGCTTTCCAGCCGTTCGCTGGTCGAACGGGTGGCCCGCGCGCAGAACCTCTTCCGCGATGCCACGTTCTTCACGCGGATGGACCGCGATCCCCCGACGAGCGCTCCGGGAAGCGAAGGCTGGCAGCGTGCCGTCATCGACATGCTTCAGTCCAACCTTTCGGTTGAGCTGATACCGGGCACCCGCCTCGTCGAAGTCCACTTCACCAGCCCGGACCCCAAGCTGGCGCAGATCATCGCCAACGAGTTCGGCGTCCAGTTCATCAACAGCACGCTGAAGCGTCGCTTCGACACTTCGGACTATTCCCGCAAGTTCCTTCAGGACCAGATCGAACGTACCCGGGTCCAGCTTGAACGCAGCGAACGCGCGCTCATCATTTTCGCCCAGCAGGCTGGCATCACCGAAGTTGATAGCGGTGGTTCGGGAAGTGCTGCGGGTGGATCCGGCAGCAAGTCGCTGACCGATTCGAACCTCGAAGCCATCAATGCTGCCTACGCCAAGGCTTCGACCGACCGCATCCTTGCTGAGCAGAAATGGCAACAGGCCTCGCGCTCACCGCTTCTGCAAATCCCCGATGTGCTCTCCAATTCGAGCATCCAGGGCATGATGAGCAGCCGCGGCGAGAAGGCTGCCGTCCTCCAGGGCGAAATGCAGCGCCACGCGGAGGCCTATCCCACGGTCATCAAGGCAAAGGCTGAACTCGCCGCGATCGATGCGGTGATCAACAATGCCGCGGAGCGTGTGCGCGGGTCCATCCGCGACCAGTACCAGATCGCTGTAGACCAGGAAAACAGCCTCAAGAGCAGCGTCGAGGAGATGCGCCAGAAGAGCCTGGCCGAGCAGGGACGCGGCGTGCAACTGTCGATCCTGCGCCGCGATGCCGATACCAATCGTGCGCTTTATGATGCCCTGCTGCAGCGTTATCGTGAGATCAATGCTGCTTCGGGCGTCACGATCAACAATATCTCGGTGATCGACAAGGCGGAAATTCCGCGTTCGCCGGTCTGGCCCAAGCCGCTGTTCAACGCGTTGATCGGCGCCATCATCGGCGTCGTGCTCGGTGTGCTCATCGCGCTCGTCCGTGAACGGCTTGACGACAGCATCCGCTCTCCGGACGAAGTGGAGCGCAAGTTCGGGCTTCCGCTGCTCGGGCTGCTGCCGCTTTCCAAGGCCGGCAGTGTGCGCGACGAACTCAACGATCCCGGTTCGGCGTTCTCTGAATCGATCTACTCCATTCGCACCTCGCTCCAGATGGCGACGGCGCACGGCCTGCCGCGCACGCTGGCCATGTCCAGCACGCAGCAGGGTGAAGGCAAGTCGACCACCTCCATGGCGATTGCACGGGAGATCGCACAGTCGGGCTCGCGTACGCTGCTGATCGACGCCGATTTGCGACGTCCATCGCTTCATGCGCTGTTCGACCTGAAAAACGACCAGGGGTTCTCCAACTACCTGACCGGCCAGGCTCCGTTCGACGGCCTGATCGTCCAGACCGATACGGCGAACCTGTCAGTGCTGCCCAGCGGACCGCTTCCGCTCAGCGCGCCGCGCCTGCTGACTCATGAAGTTCTCGTGCCGGCGCTTGCCGAACTCGGGAAGTATTATGACGTCATCATGCTTGACTGTCCGCCGGTCCTCGGCCTGGCCGACGCTCTTCAGCTGACCTCCTGCGTCGAGGCAACGCTGTTCGCGCACGAAGCGGGCAAGGCTAGCCAGCACCAGGCCCAGACCGCCCTGCGGCGTCTGGCCCGTGGCGGCGCGAACCTGATCGGGGTCATCCTGACCAAGTTCGACTTCGATCGCGGTGGCCATTCGTCTTACGGCTACACGCAGTATTACTATCAGTACACGGCGGGTGGAGAAGGAAAGAACTGA